One genomic segment of bacterium includes these proteins:
- a CDS encoding insulinase family protein: protein MQIDRTKRPISSGNIDFKLPKIHTQRLDNGLDIYSVEKNELPIIRLNLIVNSGSRYDPLHLQGLNNLLAMCVDEGAGELNSLQLADEFEMLGAQFSVSTDADVILMSLQVLTENFNRALKLFADVLTKPQLNEADFRREQNKVLVKLKQLNAEPDYLADTAFEYFLFSNSSPYAFPTLGIDKTLNKINIETVRNSYFNNFIPLNSKLVVVGDIDSNSLQSQINSAVTEWISKSTMKEQVFEFKNSSSRLFIIDKADSVQTEIRMGHLTTKRNPDDYFQKQIFNLVFGGQFSSRLNLNLREKNGYTYGIHSRFNYWKDAGYFGISTSVDTDLTHPALKEIFYEVDKIIDGITADELEFAKSSMIKRFPSNFETYRQVSGNIISKIMHNLPDDYFESYVDRVNSVTLEEVNKIAKKSIRSDELVTVLAGDSNKILNQLKGDKFGEIKVVEYEKIFEV, encoded by the coding sequence ATGCAAATTGACAGAACTAAAAGACCCATAAGCTCTGGTAATATTGATTTCAAGCTTCCGAAGATCCACACTCAAAGACTAGATAATGGTTTGGATATTTACTCTGTTGAAAAAAATGAGCTGCCGATTATCCGGTTAAATTTGATTGTGAACAGCGGCAGTCGTTATGACCCGCTGCACTTGCAAGGATTAAATAATCTTCTGGCGATGTGCGTCGATGAAGGTGCTGGTGAATTGAACTCACTCCAGCTTGCTGATGAATTTGAAATGCTTGGAGCACAATTTTCAGTTTCTACAGATGCTGATGTGATTTTAATGTCACTTCAGGTGTTAACTGAAAATTTCAATAGAGCTCTGAAACTGTTTGCGGATGTTCTGACAAAACCACAACTCAATGAAGCAGATTTTAGGCGTGAGCAGAATAAGGTTCTCGTAAAGCTCAAGCAATTAAATGCCGAGCCAGATTATTTGGCGGATACAGCTTTTGAATATTTTCTTTTTAGTAATTCTTCACCATATGCTTTTCCAACGCTCGGTATTGATAAAACTTTGAATAAAATTAATATTGAAACTGTGAGAAATAGCTACTTCAATAATTTCATCCCATTGAATTCAAAACTTGTGGTTGTAGGTGACATTGATTCAAATAGCCTTCAATCACAAATAAATTCAGCAGTCACTGAATGGATTTCTAAATCCACAATGAAAGAGCAGGTGTTTGAATTTAAAAATTCAAGCAGCCGGCTTTTTATAATTGATAAAGCAGATTCGGTACAAACGGAAATCAGGATGGGGCATTTGACAACTAAAAGAAATCCTGACGATTATTTTCAAAAGCAGATTTTCAATCTTGTTTTCGGCGGTCAGTTTTCAAGCAGATTAAATCTTAATCTCAGAGAAAAGAACGGCTACACATATGGAATCCATTCAAGATTCAATTACTGGAAGGATGCAGGTTACTTTGGTATTTCAACATCAGTTGATACTGATTTGACACATCCAGCACTTAAAGAAATATTTTACGAAGTTGATAAAATAATTGATGGTATCACAGCTGATGAGTTAGAGTTTGCCAAATCATCGATGATTAAACGATTCCCTTCAAACTTTGAAACTTACCGCCAGGTTTCAGGAAATATTATCAGTAAAATCATGCATAATCTGCCAGATGATTATTTTGAAAGTTATGTTGATAGAGTTAATTCAGTGACCCTGGAAGAAGTAAATAAAATCGCAAAGAAATCAATCCGATCTGATGAATTAGTAACAGTTTTAGCTGGAGATTCAAATAAAATTTTGAATCAACTAAAAGGAGATAAATTTGGTGAGATTAAAGTAGTTGAATATGAAAAAATATTTGAGGTTTGA
- a CDS encoding insulinase family protein, whose protein sequence is MNLLDINYEKFNLANGLEVILNQNTSIPFASVNLWYKVGSANEVPGKTGLAHLFEHMMFQGSQNVAKEMHFKYIQEAGGNLNASTSFDRTNYFEKLPANELELALWLESDRMGFFLNALDQVKLDNQKSVVLNERLERYDNQPYGLAWEKLISNIYSDGHPYSWPTIGYSDDIKGYTIEDVRNFFRKYYSPSNATLVIAGNFDIQQTKILIEKYFADIRSNGQPGILTKTSSLINENKFIVYEDKVNLERIYIAWNSVKAFEQDDAKLDILSDILTGSKNARLTRKLIYELEIAQDVNSMQFSGKYGGHFMVVATAKPGRSLDEIKKIIFDEINSITGGTISEQELKRSKNVITSNFIYSLQNIDTVADLLNLYNFYLAEPNSFNFDLNRYLETELQDVTIATEKYLKNNFVELRIIPGNKNAN, encoded by the coding sequence ATGAACCTGTTAGATATAAATTACGAAAAATTTAACCTTGCGAACGGACTTGAAGTGATCCTGAATCAAAATACTTCGATTCCATTTGCTTCGGTGAACTTGTGGTACAAAGTTGGCTCTGCAAATGAAGTCCCTGGCAAGACAGGACTTGCTCATCTCTTTGAGCATATGATGTTTCAAGGTTCGCAAAATGTTGCAAAAGAAATGCATTTCAAGTATATACAGGAAGCTGGCGGCAATCTGAATGCTTCAACCAGTTTTGACAGAACGAACTACTTCGAAAAACTTCCTGCTAATGAACTGGAACTTGCACTCTGGCTTGAATCAGACAGAATGGGATTTTTTCTTAACGCTCTTGACCAGGTAAAACTCGACAATCAGAAAAGTGTAGTTTTAAATGAAAGATTGGAAAGGTACGACAACCAACCATATGGTTTGGCCTGGGAAAAACTTATTTCAAATATTTATTCTGATGGTCATCCTTACAGTTGGCCGACAATCGGATATTCTGATGATATAAAGGGATATACAATTGAAGATGTGAGAAACTTTTTTAGAAAGTACTATTCTCCTTCCAATGCAACTTTGGTAATTGCAGGCAACTTCGATATTCAACAAACAAAAATATTAATCGAAAAATATTTTGCCGACATTCGGTCTAACGGTCAGCCGGGCATTCTTACAAAAACGTCTTCTCTGATCAATGAAAATAAGTTTATTGTTTACGAAGATAAAGTAAATCTTGAAAGAATATACATTGCATGGAATTCGGTGAAAGCTTTCGAACAAGATGACGCAAAACTGGATATCCTTTCAGATATACTGACCGGTTCTAAAAATGCCAGACTTACACGTAAACTTATTTATGAATTGGAGATAGCGCAGGATGTTAATTCCATGCAATTTTCAGGTAAATATGGAGGGCATTTTATGGTAGTTGCAACTGCCAAACCGGGCAGGTCTCTTGATGAAATTAAAAAAATTATTTTCGATGAAATCAACTCGATCACTGGAGGAACAATCAGTGAACAGGAACTTAAAAGATCAAAAAATGTTATCACATCAAATTTTATTTATTCACTTCAGAATATTGATACAGTCGCAGACTTGCTGAATCTTTATAACTTCTACCTTGCTGAACCGAATTCTTTCAATTTTGATTTGAACAGATACTTAGAAACAGAATTGCAGGATGTGACAATTGCTACTGAAAAATATTTAAAGAATAATTTTGTTGAGCTTCGCATAATTCCAGGAAATAAAAATGCAAATTGA
- a CDS encoding TonB-dependent receptor has protein sequence MSKFFTFIVTNFLLFSSLAFAQTYTISGKVTDGMNGEPLIGANIFLQGTSWGAASDAQGNYSIVAKPGKYTITCSYIGYDKVEQDINLMGDMTMNFSLKEYQFTLSVTVLSDRVRERETPVAYTNISKEQMKFNLGSRDIPLVMNTTPSVFATDLGGGAGDARINVRGFNQRNIGIMINGIPINDMENGWVYWSNWDGLGDATSSIEMQRGLSAVNLATPSIGVQYEHYN, from the coding sequence ATGAGTAAATTCTTTACCTTCATCGTAACAAACTTTCTCCTGTTCTCATCTTTAGCTTTTGCTCAAACATATACCATAAGCGGTAAAGTTACAGATGGAATGAACGGAGAACCTCTGATTGGAGCAAATATCTTTTTACAGGGAACGTCCTGGGGTGCTGCATCGGATGCACAAGGAAATTATTCTATTGTAGCAAAACCTGGAAAATATACAATCACCTGTAGCTATATCGGCTATGATAAGGTTGAACAGGATATCAATCTTATGGGTGATATGACCATGAATTTTAGTCTGAAAGAATATCAGTTCACCCTTAGTGTAACTGTATTATCCGATAGGGTCAGAGAAAGAGAAACACCTGTCGCCTATACAAATATCAGTAAAGAGCAAATGAAATTTAATCTGGGTTCTCGTGATATTCCTTTAGTTATGAATACAACTCCTTCTGTTTTTGCTACAGATTTGGGTGGTGGAGCAGGAGACGCCAGAATTAATGTTCGTGGATTTAATCAAAGAAATATTGGAATAATGATTAATGGTATTCCAATCAACGATATGGAAAATGGTTGGGTATATTGGTCTAATTGGGATGGTTTGGGTGATGCTACATCTTCTATTGAAATGCAACGGGGTTTGAGTGCTGTCAACCTTGCAACTCCGTCCATTGGTGTACAGTATGAACATTATAACTGA
- a CDS encoding TonB-dependent receptor — MNIITDPTQHKAGAFFQSEIGTGGFSKQTLFGHTGLVDGKFAMSFGGVRKVGDGHADKVWTDAWAYYLGMAYQVNTDNRLELYAMGAPQQHGQRRWSLNAATFSHELASDLGFPDEALNDPRLREQGLLYNSNWAGVSTAYDGLQWQRSYWNNDINQRYDASSINESVNYFHKPLVNLNWYSQFSDVFSLYSTVYYSGGQGGGSGTFGSLNYNTSLLQRVVDWNSTIEENMNSIVFDDPYGTGDSSFYAITTDRRNDPNYNRSGILRNSVNNQWTLGAISKAYWKASNTLNTSFGIDVRRAVIDHYREVRDLLGNDFYHYNGNEFESGTQYFKKLSDRIDYDNTNTVSWLGGYIQAEWTKDIYTVYGTAGYTMIKYDYVDHFRMDDSGGELTLDPDWLSGYQFKGGASFRTSDNVQLYVNGGYVSKVPVFDGVISDWNSTLIEDPKNEIFISFELGANTNFLQKELTLNGNLYFTDWSDRVDNRNPSGTDDLVRLFDVSSRHMGVELQGAWQPVRFFRLDAAFSYGIWEYTDDVNGVYIFNDFPDSTVEQNAYIKDLKIGDAPQTQLAASITIFPVQGMQAQLLWRSYSNYYSQFDPVSRSNPDDREQTWQIPTYNLLELHFAYGLPSQVLGLDVTLFAHVFNLTNELYVQDAIDNSEFNAWSVDGKNHKADDAEIYPGMPTSFNVGFSAAF; from the coding sequence ATGAACATTATAACTGATCCAACTCAACATAAAGCTGGTGCATTCTTTCAAAGTGAAATAGGTACCGGTGGATTTAGTAAGCAAACATTATTTGGGCATACAGGATTAGTTGATGGTAAGTTTGCAATGAGTTTTGGTGGAGTCCGAAAAGTGGGTGATGGACATGCAGATAAAGTTTGGACGGATGCTTGGGCATATTATCTTGGTATGGCTTATCAAGTTAACACTGATAACAGATTAGAACTATATGCTATGGGTGCACCACAGCAGCATGGACAAAGACGTTGGTCATTAAACGCGGCGACTTTTAGTCATGAGCTGGCGAGCGATTTGGGTTTTCCAGATGAAGCATTAAATGATCCAAGATTAAGAGAGCAAGGTCTGCTTTATAATTCAAACTGGGCTGGTGTTAGTACAGCTTATGATGGCTTGCAGTGGCAAAGATCATACTGGAACAATGATATCAATCAACGCTATGACGCGAGTTCGATAAATGAAAGTGTAAACTATTTTCATAAACCCTTGGTTAACCTGAACTGGTACTCTCAATTTTCTGATGTTTTCAGCTTGTATTCAACCGTATATTATTCTGGTGGACAGGGCGGTGGATCGGGAACATTTGGTAGCTTAAATTATAATACAAGTTTGTTACAGAGAGTTGTTGATTGGAATTCGACAATTGAAGAAAATATGAACAGCATTGTTTTCGACGATCCTTATGGCACTGGTGATTCATCTTTTTATGCAATTACAACTGATAGAAGAAACGATCCAAACTATAATCGTAGTGGTATTCTGAGAAACAGTGTGAACAATCAGTGGACTCTGGGTGCAATATCAAAAGCTTACTGGAAGGCGAGTAATACTTTAAATACATCTTTTGGTATAGATGTACGAAGAGCCGTCATAGATCATTATAGAGAGGTACGCGATTTATTAGGAAACGATTTTTATCATTATAATGGAAATGAATTCGAAAGTGGCACTCAATACTTTAAGAAATTAAGTGATCGCATTGATTATGACAATACCAATACTGTTAGTTGGCTTGGAGGTTATATTCAAGCAGAGTGGACAAAGGATATTTATACCGTATATGGTACTGCTGGTTATACAATGATAAAATATGATTACGTTGATCATTTCAGAATGGATGATTCCGGTGGCGAATTAACTTTGGATCCTGACTGGTTAAGTGGATATCAGTTCAAAGGTGGAGCAAGCTTTAGAACATCAGATAACGTTCAATTATATGTAAATGGCGGTTACGTCTCAAAAGTACCTGTATTTGATGGCGTTATTAGCGATTGGAACTCTACATTAATTGAAGATCCCAAGAATGAAATATTTATATCATTCGAACTAGGTGCTAATACTAATTTTCTGCAGAAGGAATTGACATTAAATGGAAATTTATACTTTACAGATTGGTCTGATAGGGTTGATAATAGAAATCCCTCAGGGACTGATGATTTAGTAAGACTTTTTGATGTCAGCTCTCGGCATATGGGTGTTGAATTACAAGGTGCCTGGCAGCCGGTTAGATTTTTTAGGCTCGATGCTGCTTTTAGTTATGGCATTTGGGAGTACACAGATGATGTAAATGGAGTATATATTTTTAATGATTTTCCTGATTCCACAGTTGAACAAAACGCTTACATCAAAGACTTGAAAATTGGTGATGCCCCGCAGACTCAACTTGCGGCTTCGATTACTATTTTCCCTGTTCAGGGTATGCAAGCCCAATTACTCTGGAGATCTTATAGTAATTATTATTCTCAGTTCGATCCTGTCAGCAGAAGCAACCCGGACGATAGAGAACAAACTTGGCAAATACCTACTTATAACCTGCTTGAGTTGCATTTTGCATATGGCTTACCCAGCCAAGTACTCGGTTTGGATGTGACTCTTTTTGCTCACGTATTTAACTTGACCAATGAGTTGTATGTACAGGATGCAATTGATAACAGTGAATTCAATGCTTGGTCTGTGGATGGGAAGAATCACAAAGCTGATGATGCGGAAATCTATCCTGGTATGCCAACTTCCTTTAACGTTGGATTCAGCGCTGCATTCTAA
- the lepB gene encoding signal peptidase I: MTDKNTSPETEKQLKKILFWKKKERKKPETLTEKFIEFFRQLFWAAIAAFFIITFIIQNTRIPTGSMEDTILVGDFVLVNKFIYGASSPKYIPFTEIELPFFRLPAFKEPKAKDIVVFEYPGDRDQLFATERGVNYVKRCIGVPGDTVEIKDKVVFVNGKEFWRPTFIKYYKGRYGNFLKPVPKGVAEPRIFPKGMPWNEDNYGPLFIPRKGSTIPLNKYNVEQWRTIIDREYGKRVVDMKNGAVTIEGNPVSSYTFKKDYYFMMGDNRDDSLDSRFWGLVPRDMVVGEAFITLFSWDRDIPFSQLFKLLGSIRTDRILLLLH, translated from the coding sequence ATGACAGATAAAAACACTTCCCCGGAAACAGAAAAGCAATTAAAAAAAATTTTATTCTGGAAAAAGAAAGAAAGAAAAAAACCGGAAACATTAACTGAAAAGTTTATTGAATTCTTCAGACAGTTATTCTGGGCAGCAATTGCAGCTTTCTTTATTATAACCTTTATTATTCAGAATACAAGAATCCCAACCGGCTCTATGGAAGATACAATTCTAGTTGGTGATTTTGTTCTTGTTAATAAATTTATCTATGGTGCTTCATCGCCAAAATATATTCCGTTTACAGAAATTGAACTCCCTTTTTTCCGTTTGCCTGCTTTCAAAGAACCAAAAGCTAAAGACATTGTTGTATTTGAATACCCGGGAGATCGTGATCAGCTTTTCGCTACAGAGCGCGGAGTAAACTATGTGAAAAGATGTATTGGAGTTCCGGGTGATACTGTTGAGATAAAAGATAAAGTTGTATTTGTAAATGGAAAAGAGTTTTGGAGACCGACTTTCATAAAATATTATAAAGGCAGGTACGGAAATTTTCTTAAACCGGTTCCAAAGGGAGTTGCTGAGCCGAGAATCTTTCCAAAAGGGATGCCATGGAATGAAGATAACTACGGACCTCTTTTCATCCCGCGGAAAGGATCAACAATTCCTTTGAACAAATACAACGTTGAACAATGGCGAACAATTATTGATCGTGAATATGGTAAGCGTGTTGTTGATATGAAAAATGGTGCTGTTACTATCGAAGGAAATCCTGTTTCATCGTATACGTTTAAAAAAGATTATTATTTCATGATGGGCGATAATAGGGACGATAGCCTTGACAGCAGATTCTGGGGATTGGTTCCGAGAGATATGGTTGTTGGCGAAGCTTTCATCACTCTTTTTTCCTGGGATAGAGATATTCCTTTTTCACAGTTATTTAAACTTCTCGGATCTATCCGGACCGATAGAATTTTATTACTTCTGCACTAA
- a CDS encoding peptidoglycan DD-metalloendopeptidase family protein, with product MKTNKNTSAYIRFIYLFIGIAFVPLLFSSLLQCSDSNSKIGQEPAQKKVPNTFGFYSDSLEQQTYSVAKNETLSDILLKHGVSASNINQIVNKAQPYLDVKRIVAGNIYHAFTFDDSSSTLAYFVYEKNPKHFVVFNLKDSIQVYESEKEIIIRENQKSAVIDQSLWVSLIDVEATPELAIKLSQIFAWQIDFYHLQKGDNFKVIYEELFIDDKFFAIGKILGACFNHNGKDFYAVPFMQDSVSQYFDEDGNSLRKAFLKAPLEFGRISSRYSKSRLHPVLKTRRPHLGVDYAAPVGTPIRSTGDGAVAEIGYNGGAGKFIKIRHNSVYTTMYLHLSRYAKGLKKGARVQQGQIIGYVGSTGLSTGPHLDYRFFINGKAVDPLKVEVPPSHPVKDELKVQYIIQKDSVLQMLDKIHIPVITNPA from the coding sequence GTGAAAACAAACAAAAATACCAGCGCATATATTCGGTTTATTTATCTATTTATAGGTATTGCGTTTGTTCCCCTTCTCTTTTCTTCGTTGTTACAATGTTCTGACTCTAACAGCAAAATTGGTCAAGAACCCGCTCAGAAGAAAGTCCCGAATACATTTGGCTTTTATTCTGACTCACTTGAACAACAGACTTATTCCGTAGCAAAAAACGAAACACTTTCTGACATTTTACTAAAGCACGGTGTCTCTGCGTCCAATATAAATCAGATTGTCAACAAAGCCCAGCCATATCTTGATGTAAAGAGAATCGTTGCCGGTAATATTTATCATGCTTTTACATTTGACGATTCATCTAGTACACTTGCATATTTTGTCTACGAAAAAAATCCCAAACACTTTGTTGTTTTTAATTTGAAAGACTCCATCCAGGTTTATGAGAGCGAAAAGGAAATCATCATACGAGAAAATCAAAAATCGGCGGTAATTGATCAATCGCTTTGGGTTTCTCTGATAGATGTTGAAGCAACTCCCGAACTTGCAATAAAACTCTCTCAGATTTTTGCTTGGCAAATTGATTTCTATCATCTTCAAAAAGGAGATAACTTTAAAGTTATTTACGAAGAATTATTTATTGATGATAAATTTTTTGCTATCGGAAAAATATTAGGGGCCTGTTTTAATCATAATGGAAAAGATTTTTATGCCGTACCGTTTATGCAAGACAGCGTATCCCAATATTTTGATGAAGATGGAAACAGTTTACGAAAAGCTTTTCTCAAGGCTCCGCTGGAGTTTGGCAGAATCAGTTCTCGGTACAGCAAGAGCAGATTGCATCCAGTCCTTAAAACCAGAAGACCACATCTCGGTGTGGATTATGCAGCACCTGTCGGAACTCCGATAAGATCAACTGGAGATGGGGCAGTTGCAGAGATCGGATATAATGGCGGTGCAGGCAAGTTTATTAAAATCAGGCATAATTCTGTTTATACAACTATGTATTTACACTTATCCAGATATGCAAAGGGATTGAAAAAAGGCGCAAGAGTACAGCAAGGTCAGATAATTGGTTATGTTGGCAGCACCGGATTATCCACAGGTCCGCATCTGGATTACAGATTCTTTATTAATGGAAAAGCTGTTGATCCATTAAAAGTTGAAGTTCCACCTTCCCATCCGGTAAAAGATGAACTAAAAGTACAATATATAATTCAGAAGGACAGTGTTTTGCAAATGCTTGATAAAATCCACATTCCTGTTATTACAAATCCTGCATGA
- a CDS encoding SLC13/DASS family transporter — protein sequence MQRHKLFGYIAGTIAFISLMIVGDFDPARPQINTMSAIAALMAVLWITEAIPLATTSLIPIIFFPLTGILSTEEIASSYINSIIFLFLGGFLIAIAMEEWNLHKRIALKIIMIFGGSPSSIIFGFMAAGAFLSMWISNTATALMLLPIGMAVIQKLEAEFGNERTHNFNINILLAIAYSCSIGGIATLIGTPPNLVMVKTLEVLFPESPSISFGNWMILALPISFLMLISVGVLLTKILFKVDEKINLGREFIKLEYQQLGKLSFEERAVSIIFVLTAILWIFRSDIFLGFTTIPGWSNLLPNSELINDGTVSITMAFILFLIPSKSGKRALLDAAAFVKIPWGVILLFGGGFALAKGFTATGLSEFLGHQLTGLSSVSPIFIIIITATLVTFLTELTSNTALTQMILPIVASVSVAIGLNPLLLMFTATLSASMAFMLPVATPPNTIIFSGGRIKIIEMAKTGFLLNLTGIVVISLCVYFLGGLLFDLETFPSWAKP from the coding sequence ATGCAAAGACATAAACTGTTCGGTTATATCGCGGGAACAATTGCATTCATATCATTGATGATTGTCGGAGATTTTGATCCTGCTCGGCCGCAGATCAACACAATGTCTGCCATCGCAGCTCTGATGGCAGTTCTCTGGATAACTGAGGCAATTCCTCTGGCAACAACTTCGCTGATTCCAATTATTTTCTTCCCACTTACAGGAATTTTATCGACTGAAGAAATCGCATCTTCATATATAAACTCCATCATTTTTCTTTTTCTTGGTGGATTTCTTATCGCCATCGCAATGGAAGAGTGGAATCTCCACAAGAGAATTGCTTTAAAGATAATTATGATTTTTGGTGGAAGTCCTTCGTCAATAATTTTTGGATTTATGGCGGCCGGTGCTTTCTTATCTATGTGGATTTCAAATACAGCAACTGCATTAATGCTTTTACCTATTGGGATGGCAGTAATTCAAAAACTTGAAGCTGAATTTGGTAATGAGCGAACTCACAATTTCAATATAAATATATTATTAGCTATTGCATATTCCTGCTCAATAGGCGGGATTGCAACATTAATCGGCACACCACCGAATCTGGTTATGGTCAAAACTCTTGAAGTGCTTTTTCCTGAATCACCCTCCATCTCTTTTGGGAACTGGATGATACTAGCATTGCCGATTTCTTTTCTGATGCTCATTTCAGTTGGTGTTCTTCTAACGAAAATTCTATTTAAAGTTGATGAAAAAATTAATCTTGGGCGTGAATTCATAAAATTAGAATATCAACAGCTCGGAAAACTATCTTTTGAAGAAAGAGCTGTTAGTATAATATTTGTTTTAACTGCCATCCTCTGGATTTTCAGAAGCGATATTTTTCTTGGATTTACAACAATTCCTGGCTGGTCTAATTTGCTGCCAAACTCTGAATTAATAAATGACGGTACGGTCTCTATCACAATGGCATTTATTCTGTTTCTAATTCCATCAAAATCCGGAAAGAGAGCCTTGCTTGATGCTGCTGCTTTTGTAAAAATTCCATGGGGAGTAATTCTATTGTTTGGCGGTGGATTTGCTCTTGCAAAAGGTTTTACCGCCACCGGTTTATCTGAATTTCTCGGGCATCAATTAACAGGATTATCTTCAGTCTCACCCATATTTATAATTATCATTACCGCGACCCTTGTAACATTTTTAACTGAGCTTACTTCCAATACTGCATTGACACAAATGATACTTCCGATTGTTGCATCTGTTTCAGTGGCAATTGGACTAAATCCATTATTGCTGATGTTTACTGCAACTTTATCTGCTTCGATGGCGTTTATGCTGCCAGTTGCAACTCCACCAAACACAATAATTTTTTCAGGCGGACGAATAAAAATCATTGAGATGGCAAAAACAGGTTTCTTACTGAACTTAACCGGAATTGTAGTAATTAGTTTGTGCGTTTATTTTCTCGGCGGATTATTATTTGATCTTGAAACCTTTCCATCGTGGGCAAAACCTTGA
- a CDS encoding DUF4286 family protein translates to MITYSVTINVKKEIEDSWLKWMKEVHIKDVIKTGFFNDWQIKKLILPEPGNEESAFVINYITDSIDKYYKYIEEEAPRLQKEHTQKFDGKFKASHLYTSPSQNKNYMRGLLF, encoded by the coding sequence ATGATAACATATAGTGTGACAATTAATGTTAAGAAAGAAATCGAAGATTCGTGGCTTAAATGGATGAAAGAAGTTCATATAAAGGATGTAATCAAAACAGGATTTTTTAATGATTGGCAGATTAAAAAACTGATACTACCCGAACCGGGAAATGAAGAATCGGCTTTTGTAATAAATTACATAACCGATTCAATCGACAAATATTATAAATATATTGAAGAGGAAGCGCCGCGTTTACAGAAGGAACACACACAAAAATTCGATGGAAAATTTAAAGCTTCACATCTGTATACCTCTCCATCTCAAAATAAAAACTATATGCGTGGTTTGTTATTTTGA